Proteins co-encoded in one Perca flavescens isolate YP-PL-M2 chromosome 11, PFLA_1.0, whole genome shotgun sequence genomic window:
- the galnt13 gene encoding polypeptide N-acetylgalactosaminyltransferase 13: MRRFVYCKVVLTTSLVWVLVDVFLLLYFSECNKCDERKDRSLLPALRAVISRSHEGPGEMGKAVNVPKDDQEKMKELFKINQFNLMASDMIALNRSLPDVRLDGCKTKLYPDDLPNTSIVIVFHNEAWSTLLRTVHSVINRSPRHLLVEVLLVDDASERDFLKKKLENYVRTLEVPVRILRMEQRSGLIRARLRGAAATKGQVITFLDAHCECTVGWLEPLLARIKEDRTSVVCPIIDVISDETFEYMAGSDMTYGGFNWKLNFRWYSVPQREMDRRKGDRTLPVRTPTMAGGLFSIDKTYFEEIGSYDPGMDIWGGENLEMSFRIWQCGGSLEIVTCSHVGHVFRKATPYSFPGGTGQVISKNNRRLAEVWMDDFKDFFYIISPGVMRVDYGDVSSRKDLREALKCKPFSWYLENIYPDSQIPRRYYSLGEIRNVETNQCVDNMGRKENEKVGFFNCHGMGGNQVFSYTADKEIRTDDLCLDVSRINGPVVMLKCHHMKGNQMFEYDAERLTLLHVNSNQCLDKPSEEDKMVPTLRDCNGSRAQQWLLRNMTLSV, encoded by the exons ATGCGACGGTTTGTCTACTGTAAGGTGGTGCTGACCACCTCTTTAGTGTGGGTGCTGGTGGATGTGTTCTTACTGCTCTACTTCAGCGAGTGCAACAAATGTGATGAAAGGAAAGACCGCTCGCTGCTCCCTGCCCTGCGAG CTGTGATATCTCGGAGCCATGAAGGCCCCGGGGAGATGGGCAAGGCAGTGAACGTCCCCAAGGATGACCAGGAGAAAATGAAGGAGCTCTTTAAGATTAACCAATTCAATCTAATGGCCAGCGATATGATCGCACTCAACAGAAGTCTGCCGGACGTGAGGTTGGATGG CTGTAAGACCAAGCTGTATCCAGATGACCTGCCAAACACCAGCATTGTCATCGTGTTTCACAACGAGGCGTGGAGCACCCTGCTGCGGACAGTCCACAGTGTCATCAACCGCTCTCCCAGACACCTGCTAGTGGAGGTCCTGCTAGTCGACGATGCCAGCGAGCGAG aCTTCTTGAAGAAGAAACTGGAGAACTATGTGCGGACTCTGGAGGTGCCAGTGAGGATCCTTAGGATGGAGCAGCGTTCAGGTCTAATCCGAGCCAGGTTGAGGGGGGCGGCCGCCACCAAAGGTCAGGTCATCACCTTCCTGGACGCTCACTGCGAGTGTACTGTTGGCTGGCTGGAGCCCCTGCTGGCGCGCATCAAAGAGGACAG gaCATCAGTGGTGTGCCCTATCATCGATGTCATCAGCGACGAGACGTTTGAGTACATGGCAGGCTCAGATATGACCTATGGTGGATTCAACTGGAAGCTGAATTTTCGCTGGTACTCTGTTCCCCAGCGGGAGATGGATCGACGCAAGGGGGACAGAACACTTCCTGTCAG GACTCCCACCATGGCAGGAGGATTATTCTCCATAGACAAAACATACTTTGAAGAAATAGGAAGCTACGATCCAGGGATGGATATCTGGGGCGGAGAGAACCTGGAAATGTCTTTTCGA ATCTGGCAGTGCGGTGGCTCGTTGGAAATTGTAACATGTTCGCACGTGGGCCATGTTTTCCGGAAGGCCACCCCGTACAGTTTCCCCGGAGGAACGGGCCAAGTCATCAGCAAGAACAACAGGCGCCTGGCTGAAGTTTGGATGGATGATTTCAAAGATTTCTTCTATATCATATCACCAG GTGTGATGCGCGTGGACTACGGAGACGTTTCTTCCCGCAAAGACCTCCGCGAGGCCTTGAAGTGCAAACCGTTCTCCTGGTATCTGGAGAACATCTACCCAGACTCCCAGATCCCGAGAAGATACTACTCACTTGGTGAA ATCAGAAATGTTGAGACCAACCAGTGCGTGGATAACATGGGAAGAAAAGAGAATGAGAAAGTTGGCTTTTTCAACTGTCACGGCATGGGTGGAAACCAG GTGTTCTCTTACACGGCGGATAAAGAAATTAGGACAGATGACCTCTGTCTGGACGTCTCGCGCATCAACGGACCCGTCGTCATGCTCAAGTGTCACCACATGAAGGGCAATCAGATGTTCGAGTACGATGCCGAG
- the rprma gene encoding protein reprimo A, with the protein MNSTGFNQTEGGLLNKTEEFFCCNFSSVVTDNGFVAAAPDERSLFVMRVVQIAVMCVLSLTVVFGIFFLGCNLLIKSEGMINFLVTDRRPSKEAEAVIVGAY; encoded by the coding sequence atGAATAGCACCGGGTTCAACCAAACGGAGGGCGGACTGCTCAACAAGACCGAAGAGTTTTTTTGCTGCAACTTTTCCTCCGTGGTGACTGATAACGGCTTTGTGGCCGCCGCTCCAGATGAGAGAAGCCTCTTCGTCATGAGGGTGGTCCAGATAGCCGTCATGTGCGTGTTGTCCCTCACGGTGGTTTTTGGCATATTTTTCTTGGGTTGCAACCTTCTCATAAAGTCAGAAGGAATGATAAACTTTTTAGTAACGGACAGGAGACCGTCTAAAGAAGCGGAGGCAGTTATTGTTGGAGCCTACTGA